Proteins encoded within one genomic window of Geotalea daltonii FRC-32:
- a CDS encoding hybrid sensor histidine kinase/response regulator produces MLDVVQTQNIELRQKQEGKCILIVDDEAIIRDLCSRALKGYRVLEAADGEEALKVFENGGVDVILTDVMMPNMDGIELLKKLKELEPTLVVIVMTGYADKDIILNALKADADDFITKPLNLLQLKTAIEKALVKKALKEEIANLKNVDRLKSNFLSLVSHKFRTPITSISLFLQNLASGVYDPEDPDLSMIYKESCYLGGLVTDLLNFSQMMDKGDKLKLEPCNLNSIILDILPASREVAGKSGVEIAFNLDPIPSLFLDREKVSFAIKQVIDNAFKFSKERGRVSIQIEKQEDLSRIIVEDEGIGISKEDLPKIFEKFYQVDRENTGQIRGFGLGLFYAREFIRLHHGKLVIESEPGKGTKVTITLPAAEGCPI; encoded by the coding sequence ATGCTTGATGTCGTTCAGACTCAGAACATAGAGCTCCGCCAGAAGCAGGAGGGGAAATGCATTCTCATCGTCGATGATGAGGCCATCATCCGCGATCTCTGCAGCAGGGCACTCAAAGGCTACCGGGTGCTGGAGGCTGCCGATGGCGAAGAGGCCCTCAAGGTCTTCGAGAATGGCGGGGTCGATGTCATCCTCACCGATGTGATGATGCCCAACATGGATGGGATCGAGCTCCTGAAGAAGCTGAAGGAGCTGGAACCGACGCTGGTGGTCATTGTCATGACCGGCTATGCGGACAAGGACATCATCCTCAATGCACTGAAGGCCGATGCCGACGATTTCATCACCAAACCACTCAACCTGCTGCAACTGAAGACGGCGATCGAAAAGGCGCTGGTGAAAAAGGCGCTCAAGGAGGAGATTGCCAATCTCAAGAACGTCGACCGCCTCAAATCGAATTTCCTCTCACTGGTTTCCCACAAATTTCGCACTCCCATCACGTCGATTTCCCTGTTTCTGCAGAACCTTGCCTCAGGAGTATATGACCCGGAAGACCCGGACCTGAGCATGATCTACAAGGAGTCGTGCTATCTTGGCGGATTGGTCACCGATCTCCTCAATTTCAGCCAGATGATGGACAAAGGTGACAAGCTGAAACTTGAGCCATGCAACCTGAACAGCATAATTCTCGACATCCTTCCTGCTTCACGGGAGGTGGCCGGCAAATCGGGGGTAGAGATCGCCTTCAACCTGGATCCTATCCCCAGCCTGTTCCTCGACCGGGAAAAAGTCAGCTTTGCCATCAAGCAGGTGATCGATAACGCCTTCAAGTTCTCGAAAGAGAGAGGCCGCGTTTCGATCCAAATCGAGAAGCAGGAAGATCTTTCCAGGATAATCGTTGAAGACGAAGGCATCGGCATAAGTAAAGAAGATCTGCCTAAGATCTTCGAGAAATTCTACCAGGTGGACAGGGAAAATACTGGCCAGATCCGTGGTTTTGGCCTGGGTCTTTTTTATGCTCGTGAATTCATTCGGCTGCACCACGGAAAGCTCGTCATCGAAAGCGAGCCGGGAAAAGGAACTAAGGTCACCATCACGCTGCCGGCTGCAGAAGGCTGCCCCATCTAG
- a CDS encoding nucleoside diphosphate-linked moiety X motif 17, which translates to MPQIKYKKEHIVTSVVAVIVDDDERVLLTKRNIPPFMDQWVMPGGQIDLGEPMLEALHREVMEEVGLEVEVQGLVDVFEHLTPGPHNSHFVILYYRCRPLYCDITHNPQEVAEARWVPCGELARYDMPDGTRFILGKIFPELCSCDIRS; encoded by the coding sequence ATGCCACAGATAAAATACAAAAAAGAACATATCGTCACCTCGGTAGTTGCGGTTATCGTCGATGACGACGAACGGGTGCTGCTGACCAAGCGGAACATCCCTCCGTTCATGGACCAGTGGGTCATGCCGGGGGGGCAGATCGACCTGGGAGAGCCGATGCTGGAGGCTCTTCACCGGGAGGTGATGGAGGAAGTCGGCCTGGAGGTGGAAGTGCAGGGACTGGTGGATGTCTTCGAACACCTGACGCCGGGTCCCCACAATAGCCATTTCGTCATCCTCTACTACCGTTGCCGGCCGCTCTATTGCGATATTACCCATAACCCCCAGGAAGTGGCCGAGGCCCGGTGGGTGCCGTGCGGGGAGCTCGCCAGGTACGACATGCCCGACGGTACCAGGTTCATACTGGGCAAGATCTTCCCCGAACTCTGTAGTTGTGATATTAGGTCATGA
- the argB gene encoding acetylglutamate kinase, which produces MQKLIEKANTLMEALPYIRRFSGKTIVIKYGGHAMADEALKKSFALDVILLKYIGINTVIVHGGGPQINETLKRYGIVSQFVKGMRVTDEATMGVVEMVLTGQVNKEVVGYLNQHGGRAVGLSGKDGGLLLCKKLLQEVKNEQGVLETVDIGFVGDVVDVDSSILVTLEAGGFIPVIAPIGVGTGGESYNINADVVAGKVAAALKAEKLILLTDVSGVKDQGGNLLSSIALGDVPGLIEDGTITGGMIPKVTCCTDALTGGVHKAHIVDGRIEHAILLEIFTNVGIGTEIQA; this is translated from the coding sequence ATGCAGAAATTGATTGAAAAAGCAAATACCTTGATGGAAGCGCTCCCGTACATCAGGCGTTTTTCCGGCAAGACCATCGTCATCAAATACGGTGGCCATGCCATGGCTGACGAGGCACTGAAAAAGTCATTTGCTCTCGATGTCATCCTGCTCAAATATATCGGTATAAACACGGTTATCGTCCATGGCGGTGGCCCCCAGATCAACGAGACTCTCAAGCGTTACGGCATCGTCTCCCAGTTCGTCAAAGGGATGCGGGTTACTGACGAAGCGACCATGGGGGTGGTGGAGATGGTGCTGACCGGCCAGGTGAACAAAGAGGTCGTCGGTTACCTTAACCAGCATGGCGGCAGGGCGGTCGGGCTTTCCGGCAAGGATGGCGGACTGCTCTTGTGCAAAAAGCTGCTTCAGGAAGTGAAAAACGAACAAGGGGTGTTGGAAACTGTCGACATCGGCTTTGTCGGCGATGTGGTTGATGTGGATTCCAGCATTCTAGTGACCCTGGAAGCGGGAGGATTTATTCCGGTCATCGCCCCGATCGGTGTCGGCACCGGTGGCGAGAGCTACAACATCAATGCCGATGTGGTTGCCGGCAAGGTTGCTGCAGCCCTGAAGGCAGAGAAGCTGATTCTTCTGACCGATGTTTCCGGGGTTAAGGACCAGGGCGGCAATCTTCTGTCCAGTATTGCCCTTGGCGATGTTCCGGGACTGATCGAAGATGGCACCATTACCGGCGGCATGATTCCCAAGGTCACTTGCTGCACCGATGCCCTGACCGGTGGGGTGCACAAGGCCCACATCGTCGATGGCCGCATCGAGCATGCCATTCTTCTTGAAATCTTTACCAATGTCGGCATCGGCACGGAGATACAGGCTTAA
- a CDS encoding cupin domain-containing protein, with amino-acid sequence MNWKNVDSNALAENLHPKHDKYFLKDLVVKADSGLLSVHRGRIEPGGEIFVHTHEVESETFYILSGRLECTMGDEKIAYAAGNCGFAPPGIPHGLRNTGDVPAELIAIFTPPLK; translated from the coding sequence ATGAACTGGAAAAATGTCGATTCTAATGCTCTGGCTGAAAATCTCCATCCCAAGCACGACAAATACTTTCTCAAAGACCTCGTTGTTAAGGCTGACAGCGGTCTTCTCAGTGTCCATCGCGGCAGAATCGAGCCTGGCGGAGAGATCTTTGTCCACACCCATGAGGTAGAGTCGGAGACTTTCTATATCCTCTCCGGCCGGCTTGAGTGCACCATGGGTGATGAGAAAATAGCTTATGCCGCCGGCAACTGCGGCTTCGCACCACCGGGCATTCCCCACGGCCTGCGCAATACGGGGGATGTCCCAGCGGAGCTTATCGCCATCTTTACCCCACCTCTGAAGTAA
- a CDS encoding argininosuccinate synthase produces MAKQEVKKIVLAYSGGLDTSIILKWLKNEYGCEVITFSADLGQGDELAPIREKAFATGADKVYIDDLKEEFVRDFVYPMFRANAIYEGHYLLGTSIARPLIAKRQMEIAKIEGADAVSHGATGKGNDQVRFELGYYHFNPAITVIAPWRDWKLNSRQALVNYAKKNDIPIPVTKKRPWSSDRNLLHISFEGAILEDTWAEAPENMYVLTKAPEKAPNKPQYVEIEFKNGNAVAVDGEKMSPAQLLAHLNFIGGEHGIGRVDLLENRSVGMKSRGVYETPGGTILREAHMAVEQITMDREVMHLRDSLVPRYAEMVYNGYWFSPEREMLQALIDESQKTVNGVARVKLYKGHCRTVGRKSETDSLFNLDFATFEKDQVYNQKDAEGFIKLNSLRLRIRSLQAAAKKK; encoded by the coding sequence ATGGCTAAGCAAGAAGTGAAGAAGATCGTCCTTGCCTACTCCGGCGGGCTGGATACCTCCATCATCCTCAAGTGGTTGAAGAACGAGTACGGTTGTGAAGTGATTACCTTTTCCGCCGATCTGGGCCAGGGGGACGAGTTGGCGCCGATCCGGGAAAAGGCTTTCGCCACCGGTGCCGACAAGGTCTATATCGATGACCTGAAGGAGGAATTCGTCCGCGACTTCGTCTATCCCATGTTCCGGGCCAATGCCATTTACGAGGGGCATTACCTGCTCGGCACTTCCATCGCCCGGCCGCTCATTGCCAAGCGGCAGATGGAGATTGCCAAGATCGAGGGTGCCGATGCCGTTTCCCACGGCGCTACCGGCAAGGGCAACGATCAGGTCCGGTTCGAGCTGGGCTACTACCATTTCAATCCGGCCATTACCGTCATCGCCCCCTGGAGGGACTGGAAGCTGAACAGCCGCCAGGCGCTGGTCAACTACGCCAAGAAGAACGACATACCCATTCCGGTCACCAAGAAGCGCCCCTGGTCCTCTGACCGAAACCTGCTGCACATCTCCTTCGAAGGTGCCATCCTTGAGGATACCTGGGCGGAAGCACCGGAAAACATGTACGTGCTGACCAAGGCGCCGGAAAAGGCCCCCAATAAGCCACAGTACGTGGAAATTGAGTTCAAGAACGGCAACGCCGTGGCCGTTGATGGTGAAAAGATGTCGCCTGCCCAGCTCCTTGCCCACCTCAACTTCATCGGCGGCGAGCACGGCATCGGCCGGGTCGACCTTCTGGAGAACCGCTCGGTGGGCATGAAATCCCGCGGTGTCTATGAGACCCCCGGCGGCACCATTCTGCGCGAGGCGCACATGGCTGTTGAGCAGATTACCATGGACCGCGAGGTCATGCACCTGCGCGATTCCCTCGTTCCCCGCTATGCTGAGATGGTCTACAACGGCTATTGGTTTTCGCCGGAGCGGGAAATGCTCCAGGCCCTGATCGACGAGTCACAGAAAACGGTCAACGGTGTGGCACGGGTGAAGCTGTACAAGGGCCATTGCCGGACCGTCGGCCGCAAGTCCGAGACCGATTCCCTCTTCAATCTCGATTTTGCCACCTTCGAAAAGGATCAGGTATACAACCAGAAGGATGCGGAAGGTTTCATAAAGCTGAATTCCCTCCGTCTGCGTATCCGCTCGCTTCAGGCTGCGGCAAAAAAGAAATAA
- the argH gene encoding argininosuccinate lyase codes for MSKDKLWGGRFTQPTDKFVEEFTASIDFDKRLYHQDIRGSIAHARMLGKQRIIPMEDVEKIVHGLQEILDQIEAGKFDFSISLEDIHMNIESRLSAKIGEAGKRLHTGRSRNDQVALDIRLYLRDELVEISAYLDLLVDSLLTQAEKNIDVIMPGYTHLQTAQPILFAHHMLAYVEMFKRDKGRMEDCLKRTNILPLGAGALAGTTFPIDREHVAELLDFPEVTRNSLDSVSDRDFALEFLADASILMMHLSRFSEELILWSTSEFKFIDLSDGFCTGSSIMPQKKNPDVPELVRGKTGRVYGNLMALLTVMKSLPLAYNKDMQEDKEPLFDTIDTVKGSLKIFADMIREMQVNTDTMRNAAAKGFSTATDVADYLVRKGMPFRDAHEVVGKSVAYCIANKKDLPELAIEEWKGFSPMIDTDIYEAITLEASVNARRATGGTSLEGVKREIARVRAGK; via the coding sequence ATGAGCAAAGACAAACTGTGGGGTGGCCGTTTCACCCAGCCCACTGACAAATTCGTCGAGGAATTCACCGCTTCCATCGACTTCGACAAGCGCCTCTACCATCAGGATATTCGCGGCTCCATCGCCCACGCCCGGATGTTGGGCAAACAGCGGATCATCCCCATGGAGGATGTGGAGAAAATAGTCCATGGACTGCAGGAGATCCTTGACCAGATCGAGGCCGGCAAATTCGATTTCTCCATCTCCCTGGAAGACATCCACATGAATATCGAGTCGCGCCTGTCGGCGAAGATCGGCGAGGCGGGCAAACGTCTGCACACCGGGCGCTCGCGCAACGACCAGGTGGCCCTGGATATCCGCCTCTACCTGCGGGACGAGCTGGTGGAGATCAGCGCTTACCTTGATCTGCTGGTGGATTCACTGCTCACCCAGGCGGAAAAGAATATCGATGTCATCATGCCGGGCTATACCCACCTCCAGACTGCCCAGCCGATTCTCTTCGCCCATCACATGCTTGCTTATGTGGAAATGTTCAAGCGGGACAAGGGCCGCATGGAAGACTGCCTGAAGCGGACCAACATCCTGCCGCTGGGGGCCGGTGCCCTGGCCGGGACCACATTCCCCATCGACCGGGAGCACGTGGCCGAATTGCTGGACTTCCCCGAGGTAACCCGCAACTCCCTCGACTCGGTTTCCGATCGGGATTTTGCCCTGGAATTCCTGGCCGATGCCTCCATTCTGATGATGCACCTCTCTCGATTCTCCGAGGAGCTGATCCTCTGGTCCACCAGTGAATTCAAATTCATCGACCTCTCCGACGGCTTCTGCACCGGCTCTTCCATCATGCCCCAGAAGAAAAACCCGGACGTGCCGGAACTGGTGCGGGGCAAGACCGGCCGTGTCTACGGTAACCTGATGGCCCTCCTCACCGTGATGAAATCACTGCCCCTGGCCTACAACAAGGACATGCAGGAGGACAAGGAGCCGCTTTTCGACACCATCGACACCGTCAAGGGAAGCCTCAAGATCTTTGCCGATATGATCCGGGAGATGCAGGTCAACACCGACACCATGCGCAACGCAGCGGCAAAAGGCTTTTCCACGGCCACCGACGTGGCCGACTACCTGGTGCGCAAGGGGATGCCGTTCCGTGACGCCCATGAGGTGGTAGGAAAATCGGTTGCATACTGCATCGCCAACAAAAAGGACCTGCCGGAGCTTGCCATCGAGGAATGGAAGGGTTTCTCCCCGATGATCGATACCGACATCTATGAGGCCATCACCCTGGAGGCTAGCGTCAATGCTCGCCGTGCAACCGGCGGCACTTCTCTGGAAGGGGTTAAAAGAGAGATTGCCAGAGTACGAGCTGGCAAGTAG
- the argF gene encoding ornithine carbamoyltransferase, whose protein sequence is MNKDFLALSQFSKSELDAIFTLTRELKQKQKRGEEHHLLKGKTLAMIFEKSSTRTRVSFEVGMYQLGGHPLFISTKDSQMGRGEPIKDTARVMARYCDGVMIRTYGQEIVEEFARYSSVPIINGLTDLHHPCQIMADLFTVIEHRGSYEGLKIAWVGDGNNMANTWIEAAAIFGFDLTLACPKGYEPDAAAMQWALANATSSIVLTDDPQEAVKDADVVNTDVWASMGQEAEQNKREKDFAGYQLNEALLDLAKGNCMVLHCLPAHRGEEITDDVIEGPHSAVWDEAENRLHVQKAIMATLMG, encoded by the coding sequence ATGAACAAGGATTTCCTGGCACTGAGCCAGTTCAGCAAAAGCGAGCTGGACGCCATCTTTACCCTGACCAGGGAGCTGAAGCAAAAACAGAAAAGGGGGGAGGAGCATCACCTGCTCAAGGGGAAAACCCTGGCGATGATCTTCGAGAAATCCTCCACCCGAACCCGCGTCTCCTTCGAGGTGGGTATGTACCAGCTGGGGGGGCATCCGCTCTTCATCTCTACCAAGGATTCCCAGATGGGACGGGGCGAGCCGATCAAGGACACTGCGCGGGTGATGGCCCGCTATTGCGATGGTGTCATGATTCGCACCTATGGCCAGGAGATCGTGGAAGAATTTGCCCGCTACTCATCGGTACCGATCATTAACGGTCTCACTGACCTGCACCATCCCTGCCAGATCATGGCCGACCTTTTTACCGTCATCGAGCACCGCGGCAGTTATGAAGGGCTGAAGATCGCCTGGGTAGGGGATGGCAATAACATGGCCAACACCTGGATCGAGGCAGCTGCCATTTTCGGTTTCGACCTGACCCTTGCCTGTCCCAAGGGGTATGAACCGGATGCAGCGGCCATGCAATGGGCGCTTGCCAATGCCACCTCCAGTATCGTCCTCACCGACGATCCCCAGGAGGCGGTAAAGGATGCCGATGTGGTCAACACCGACGTCTGGGCGAGCATGGGACAGGAAGCGGAGCAGAACAAGCGGGAAAAGGACTTTGCCGGTTATCAACTGAACGAAGCTCTACTCGATCTGGCTAAGGGGAACTGCATGGTACTCCACTGTCTGCCGGCTCACCGGGGCGAGGAGATTACCGATGACGTCATCGAGGGGCCACATTCGGCGGTGTGGGATGAGGCGGAAAACAGGTTGCACGTACAAAAAGCCATCATGGCAACCCTCATGGGTTGA
- the dapA gene encoding 4-hydroxy-tetrahydrodipicolinate synthase: MFKGSIVAIVTPFNKGVVDEKKLRELVEFQIAGGTDAIVPCGTTGESSTLDYEEHDRVIEIVVQQVNKRVPVIAGTGSNSTREAIEMTEHAKQLGADGALLVTPYYNKPTQEGLYRHYMAVAEAVALPQILYNVPGRTGVNLLPETVARLAEHKNIVAIKEATGSLQQASEVLALCGDKIDVLCGDDFITFPMMACGAKGVISVVANIMPKEVAALVDAFFAGKMEEARQWHLKLLKISNAMFIESNPVPVKTAVGLMGKASDEVRLPLAPMSDANKNKLISVMKEYKLI; encoded by the coding sequence ATGTTCAAAGGAAGCATTGTCGCCATTGTCACACCATTCAACAAAGGTGTGGTGGATGAAAAAAAACTGCGGGAACTGGTGGAATTCCAGATTGCCGGTGGCACCGATGCCATCGTGCCGTGCGGCACCACGGGAGAGTCCTCCACCCTGGACTACGAGGAGCATGACCGGGTCATCGAGATCGTTGTCCAACAGGTGAACAAGCGGGTTCCGGTCATTGCCGGCACCGGCTCCAATTCCACCCGCGAAGCAATCGAAATGACCGAGCATGCCAAGCAGCTCGGCGCCGACGGCGCGCTGCTCGTTACCCCATACTACAACAAGCCGACCCAGGAAGGGCTCTATCGCCACTACATGGCCGTTGCCGAGGCAGTGGCGCTCCCCCAGATCCTCTACAACGTTCCGGGGCGCACTGGTGTCAACCTGCTGCCGGAGACGGTGGCACGGCTGGCCGAGCACAAGAATATCGTTGCCATCAAGGAAGCGACCGGCTCCCTGCAGCAGGCCTCGGAAGTGCTGGCCCTGTGCGGCGACAAGATCGACGTCCTCTGCGGTGACGACTTCATCACCTTTCCCATGATGGCCTGCGGCGCCAAGGGGGTCATATCCGTCGTGGCCAACATCATGCCCAAAGAGGTCGCCGCCCTGGTGGACGCCTTCTTTGCCGGCAAGATGGAAGAAGCCCGTCAGTGGCACCTGAAGCTGTTGAAGATTTCCAATGCCATGTTCATCGAGAGCAATCCGGTTCCGGTGAAGACCGCTGTCGGCCTGATGGGCAAGGCGAGCGACGAGGTCAGGCTGCCGTTGGCGCCGATGTCAGATGCAAATAAAAATAAGCTCATCTCTGTTATGAAAGAGTACAAGCTTATCTAA
- the lptM gene encoding LPS translocon maturation chaperone LptM, whose translation MLKILIPIIIIFLLSACGKKGPLVPPEALVPAAVADLHVAQKGDFFQLSWSQPTKEAGGGRLTGLAGFELFRREVLPPAEDCEQCQTAYRLLKKVDLDYLRVVDRLGNLLLVNDNGVETGKTYQYKVISRKKDGTPSPESNRARRQKVNPPLPPEVKATSQTTSILIELNPAQVEPAAVLSGYNIYRWRTGQSIPPIPLNDKPVTGNTFEDQRVERGVTYSYAVRTLVKAAGEEVESAPSNQVSGALAEPD comes from the coding sequence ATGCTAAAAATCCTGATTCCCATCATCATAATCTTTTTACTCTCTGCCTGTGGCAAGAAGGGGCCGCTGGTGCCGCCGGAGGCGCTGGTCCCTGCTGCCGTGGCCGATCTCCATGTTGCGCAGAAGGGGGACTTTTTCCAGCTCTCCTGGTCCCAGCCGACCAAGGAAGCCGGGGGTGGTCGCCTGACCGGCCTTGCCGGCTTTGAGCTCTTTCGGAGGGAGGTGTTGCCCCCGGCTGAGGATTGCGAACAGTGCCAAACTGCCTATCGCCTGCTGAAAAAGGTCGATCTGGATTACCTGCGTGTTGTGGACCGCCTCGGCAACCTGTTATTGGTCAACGATAACGGGGTAGAGACCGGCAAGACCTACCAGTACAAGGTCATCTCGCGGAAAAAGGACGGCACCCCCAGTCCGGAATCCAATCGGGCCCGACGGCAGAAGGTCAATCCCCCCTTGCCGCCGGAGGTCAAGGCAACTTCCCAGACAACCAGTATCCTTATTGAGTTGAATCCTGCGCAGGTGGAGCCGGCCGCTGTCCTGTCGGGATACAATATCTACCGCTGGCGGACCGGGCAGTCCATCCCCCCGATTCCCCTCAACGACAAGCCCGTCACCGGCAATACCTTTGAAGACCAGCGGGTGGAGCGGGGTGTTACCTATTCCTATGCAGTGCGTACCCTGGTCAAGGCAGCGGGAGAAGAGGTGGAAAGCGCACCTTCCAACCAAGTGAGCGGGGCTTTGGCAGAGCCTGACTGA
- the lysA gene encoding diaminopimelate decarboxylase, producing MHHFQYKGHDLYAEDVAIKDIVAKIGSPFYVYSQATLERHFRAMDEAFATVSHTICYSMKANSNLAVVKNFVNLGGGVDIVSGGELYRALKAGASPSKVVYSGVGKKDDEIEYALNTGILMFNVESEQELTRISEIANRMGRKAGIAIRVNPDVDPQTHPYITTGLKNAKFGITIDRAIEEYRRAKGLPGIEILGIDCHIGSQLTKVSPFVDAIKKLKNVIGKLKEMGISLTYFDLGGGLGIQYNDEAPPLPADYGSEIIKETKDLGMHLIFEPGRNLVGNAGILVAKTLYIKHRDEKNFIVIDAGMNDLARPALYGSFHGIKPVVKNQDGTITADIVGPICESGDFLAKDREVPMFKQGDLMAFMSAGAYGFAMSSSYNSRPRVAEVMVKGNKFEVIRERETVEDLMKGEKVPSFL from the coding sequence ATGCACCACTTTCAGTACAAGGGGCACGATCTCTATGCCGAAGATGTGGCGATCAAGGACATCGTCGCCAAGATCGGCAGCCCCTTCTACGTCTATTCCCAGGCCACCCTAGAGCGCCATTTCCGCGCCATGGACGAGGCTTTTGCTACCGTTTCCCATACCATCTGCTATTCGATGAAGGCCAATTCCAACCTGGCGGTGGTGAAGAACTTCGTCAATCTGGGTGGCGGCGTCGATATCGTCTCCGGCGGTGAGCTGTACCGGGCGCTGAAGGCGGGGGCGAGTCCTTCGAAAGTCGTCTACTCCGGCGTCGGCAAGAAGGACGACGAGATCGAGTACGCCCTCAACACCGGCATCCTCATGTTCAACGTGGAGTCGGAGCAGGAGCTGACCCGCATCTCCGAGATCGCCAACCGCATGGGCAGGAAGGCCGGGATCGCCATCCGCGTCAATCCTGACGTTGATCCCCAGACCCATCCCTATATCACCACAGGTCTCAAGAATGCCAAGTTCGGCATCACCATCGACCGCGCCATTGAAGAGTACAGGCGGGCCAAGGGCCTGCCGGGCATCGAAATCCTCGGCATCGACTGCCACATTGGCAGCCAGCTGACCAAAGTCAGCCCCTTCGTCGACGCAATCAAGAAGCTGAAGAATGTCATCGGCAAGCTGAAGGAGATGGGCATCAGCCTCACGTACTTCGACCTTGGCGGCGGTTTGGGCATCCAGTACAACGACGAGGCACCACCCCTGCCGGCCGATTACGGCAGCGAGATCATCAAAGAGACCAAGGACTTGGGCATGCACCTCATTTTCGAGCCGGGGCGTAATCTGGTGGGCAACGCCGGTATTCTGGTGGCCAAGACTCTCTACATCAAGCACCGCGACGAAAAGAACTTCATAGTGATCGACGCCGGCATGAACGATCTGGCCCGCCCGGCCCTCTACGGCTCCTTCCATGGCATAAAACCGGTGGTCAAAAACCAGGACGGCACCATCACCGCCGATATCGTCGGCCCCATCTGCGAGTCGGGGGACTTCCTGGCCAAGGACCGTGAGGTGCCCATGTTCAAACAGGGAGACCTGATGGCCTTCATGTCCGCCGGCGCCTACGGTTTCGCCATGTCCAGCTCCTACAACAGCCGTCCCCGCGTTGCCGAGGTCATGGTCAAGGGGAACAAGTTCGAGGTTATCCGCGAGCGGGAGACGGTGGAAGACCTGATGAAGGGTGAAAAAGTTCCTTCGTTCCTGTAG
- a CDS encoding acetylornithine transaminase: MNSQQWIAKGDKYIMKTYGRYPLVPVRGEGCYLWDADGKRYLDFLAGVAVNNLGHCHPKVVAALQKQAAELIHCSNYYHIPTQIELAELLCNNSFADRAFFCNSGAEANEAAIKLARKYSREKFGPERYQIITAISSFHGRTMATVSATGQEKVQKFFDPLLHGFVHVPFNDADALRQAVTPATCAIMLEPIQGEGGVVVPDAEYFRQVRQICDDNNLLLIFDEVQVGIGRTGKLFAHEHFGVTPDIMTLAKALAGGAPIGTMLAKEELAEFFGPGTHGSTFGGNPLVTAAGVAAIRTILEEGILNHAEEIGEYLVGELEGLKRKFPVITEVRGIGLMIGAELSIPGGEIVKKALERGVLLNVTHDSVLRFVPPLIVGKKEVDEMIGILAGILAEI; this comes from the coding sequence ATGAACTCACAACAATGGATCGCCAAGGGCGACAAATACATCATGAAGACCTATGGCCGCTATCCGCTGGTGCCGGTCAGGGGCGAAGGGTGCTACCTGTGGGATGCGGACGGCAAACGCTATCTGGATTTCCTCGCCGGGGTGGCCGTCAACAACCTGGGGCATTGTCATCCGAAAGTGGTGGCGGCGCTGCAGAAACAGGCGGCCGAGCTGATCCATTGCTCCAACTATTACCACATCCCGACCCAGATCGAACTGGCCGAGCTGCTCTGCAACAACTCCTTTGCCGACCGGGCTTTTTTCTGCAACAGCGGCGCCGAGGCCAACGAGGCCGCCATCAAGCTGGCGCGCAAGTACAGCCGGGAAAAGTTTGGGCCTGAGCGCTACCAGATCATTACCGCCATTTCGTCCTTCCACGGCCGGACCATGGCCACCGTCTCCGCCACCGGCCAGGAGAAGGTGCAGAAATTCTTCGATCCCCTGCTGCATGGCTTCGTCCATGTCCCTTTCAATGATGCCGATGCCCTGCGCCAGGCGGTTACTCCTGCTACCTGTGCCATCATGCTGGAACCGATCCAGGGTGAAGGCGGGGTCGTGGTTCCCGATGCGGAATATTTCCGCCAGGTAAGGCAGATCTGCGACGACAACAACCTGCTCCTCATCTTCGACGAGGTTCAGGTGGGAATCGGCAGGACCGGCAAGCTCTTTGCTCATGAGCATTTCGGCGTCACTCCCGATATCATGACCCTTGCCAAGGCTCTGGCCGGAGGCGCTCCCATCGGCACCATGCTGGCCAAGGAAGAGTTGGCCGAATTCTTCGGCCCGGGTACCCATGGCTCCACCTTCGGCGGCAATCCGCTGGTGACGGCTGCCGGGGTTGCAGCCATAAGGACGATTCTGGAAGAAGGCATCCTCAACCACGCCGAAGAAATCGGTGAGTACCTGGTGGGCGAACTGGAAGGACTGAAAAGAAAGTTCCCCGTTATCACGGAGGTACGCGGCATCGGCCTGATGATCGGTGCCGAGCTTTCCATTCCCGGCGGAGAAATCGTCAAGAAGGCCCTGGAACGGGGCGTTCTGCTCAACGTGACCCACGACAGTGTGCTCCGGTTTGTACCACCGCTGATCGTCGGCAAGAAGGAAGTGGACGAAATGATCGGCATTCTCGCCGGCATTCTTGCGGAGATTTGA